The Hallerella porci region AAGTCAATGCCTTTTTCAACGGTTGCAGCGACCATGCACATCCGATCGACGTAATCGATTTTTGCATGCGGAACCGCAAGACCATAACCAATTCCCGTTGAACGAGTTTGTTCCCGCTTCCAAACGGCATCGAAAATCTCATCCCGATGATCCAGCTTATAAGAAGCGCAAAGCGTATCGACCAACTCGTTTAAGATTTGTTCCTTCGTGGAACTTTGCGAGTTGATGATCACACTGTTATCGGCAAATCGTTCAGAAAGACGCATATTGGTTTCCTTGTTT contains the following coding sequences:
- a CDS encoding PTS sugar transporter subunit IIA: MRLSERFADNSVIINSQSSTKEQILNELVDTLCASYKLDHRDEIFDAVWKREQTRSTGIGYGLAVPHAKIDYVDRMCMVAATVEKGIDFDAMDNEPVHLLILIVSPGNTVGPHLKALSSVSRVLSNAEVRKDLIDAKTQADFVEIFGHAEDKYL